DNA from Pempheris klunzingeri isolate RE-2024b unplaced genomic scaffold, fPemKlu1.hap1 Scaffold_286, whole genome shotgun sequence:
CCCCAAACGGTAGGATTATCTTCATCGACGGTAGCTGAAGGGGGGCTGAACAGCAGTTTCTGGCTGTGGTTGCTCAGTagcttcattttcttctttagcCACTTCGTCCTTAATAATTAATTATGCTAAAAAATTTTTCTTGTAATTACTTCAATAGAAATTCTGTACATAAATAGATCAGGCATTACATCCCATTCATCAGAATCTTCCAAATCAAGATGACCTCTAAATCTAAGAACCTCTCTAGCAAGCATCCACCACATAAGACCAATAGACTTTGGTCcctaaaaaataatatttgtattaattaatttaataaaaattaatttaatttaataaaaattaatttaataaaaataattaatttaataaaaataattaatttaataaaaatcaatttaataaaaatcaatttaataaaaattCATTAGTTTGGACATACACTACTGTTGCATGGTATCACTAAATCCACGTATTTAAGTGTAGCATTTGAATTACAGAAAGCAATTACTGAAATACCAGCATATGCAGATTCACGTACGATctatattaaattatttcatataattaAAAAACTTTTTACTCTGTGATCAACTAATGGATCAGCAACAACTAAAATCCTAGGTTCAATATATGCTTTTTGAATTTGGTTTGTTAGTGTACCAGGAGTGTATCGTGAAGCAATAGGAAATGCACCAGTTGCTGTGTGAAAATTTAAGCACAGCTctctataaaataaatacaataattttAATCATGATATCTGTTCGAATATACTGTTCCTTTTGGGTTACTTGATACTACACATATATCTTTTGGGTTATGAACACCAGCAATTATACGTGCAGCAAGTAAAAGATTATCCCATGTTTGTTTCAAATCAATAACACAAGGACCTAaagtagaaaaatatttttgagtGATGTTAAAATTTAACAGAATACCTCCATGTGTCTTAGAGTGAATATAAGGTTTCATTGCACATGACATAGATTTATCACCTATCTGTACTCCAGCATaagccatttttttttgcatcttccTCTGCTAATTGACGCGACATCTCAAAACTCGAAGAAATGTATACGAAGATGCGAGTAGCACGTTGATCGACAAATACCGACTTCGGCATTCTTCGTCAAtcttataaaaataatttttcctgcatttataatttttcttaattcatatatttaatattaaatttcaaaaaaatttattagacgttttttacttaaaaaaatttGGAAAAATTCAAATAGCTTAGAACATTATAATTACTTTTTTATGcaataaaattcaaataatattataaaatgACTCTAACAAACTATGAtgtttgtttcttgtgtgtAGAATTTTATAGAATCATAATATAACATTACTTTATGCGCTTGCGTAGTTACATATTGATACGAATCGATACGAGATAACAATTCCCGTGGATCAGTTGGATGTTTTTATATCTCACACTTAAGGAAAGTCAATTTTTATactaaaactatgaaaataattcattttttaatatgaatttttttttgaaagtaAATAATGAAGCTAAACTGAAATCGGGgataatttcatttattaaacttttttgcgattattattcatatatataaaaCCATTTTTAAGAATTATGATTCGTTAGTTtacatttaaatggaaatattctaCCTTGAAGTAAAGTTCTTGCTTGTATCGAACAATTATATAGTGTTAATTAAAACACTTGAggaataatttattttatattctagtTACAAAATTATCTTATACTTTTATAATATTTGTAATTAATCTCAATATTCTTTTATCATAAGttgatacatttttctttaGAGTAACGAATAAACTTAACTACACTTGTCTTATGAGAATAAAATCATGAATATTGATCCATGTAAGTTGTCTCACTTAAGGAAAGTGATAattgataatattttttaaattgagaTTATTTTACGATATAGAACATATTTACGTATGATAGATATCTTTATTTCAAGGAACTGTGATATCTTGAATTTAAcctttttttagttacgaggttaaaccaCTAGCGCAGCTTATCAGGCTGTGATGTTCAAGTTgttcagacttgcttcattaaacgaTGTAGACACCGCAGTGGAGTTTTTAGATCATAATCCAACTAGACGACATCACACACCTATTATTATGCGgcagtgtgggaatttaaccaaCTAAAGATGAACATCTTCGTTTTGGtgcgaccaccacccctaccttACCCATCTATTGTACAATAAATCTATGGGAATCGCCCCAACAAAGGCAGGAGTCTACTACTAGTGCATCATATCATCACTCGATTTTACCCTCCCAttaccagcatgtactataattttttcatagaaacatgcaattaccatagtgttcctactaacttcggattaagggatacgatagaccgaAAACAGTAGGCTTCACTAGGATTCGAGCCCATGACGATTATAGACTTAGCGAGCTAAGTCTATAATACTAAGCCGTCTATCCGTTCTTTTGAATTTAACCATTAAATGTCAGCTAGTGTACTTTGTCTTAATACAATCAATAAACATAGTTTTTGCAgtaataatatgataaaaaaaaatagatttcaactttttttctaTAAGATATTGTCTGTAATATATTACACAGtaaatatagatttttaaatcataaacaTCGTTCTGCTGGTCTATAATAAACGCCAAATATGACTAATTCTTATCTAAAAAATTGTGCCTACGACTCGATACGATGggcagctgaaaaaaaaaatttaaagaacGATTTTCTGCCTAAGCTAAACTAAACGGAGCTTCCGTGCCACCATCAATACTACGGAAACATGATAACTGCGAACTTTGTATCTTATTTATTAAGTAGCACCACCACTCTATCTCTTACAGATGTCAAGATTATGTTACCATATAATCGGGGACGCGGAAACGCGGAAGCTCAAATTAGAAGCCTGGTCAACATTTAAATTCAGATTTAATGCTATATATAAACTCTATCCTTTattctgtgatttattttactttttatgctTGAAAAACGGAGACGACATGAATCctcaatatatatatgtatatatatatatatactgtaatttCTGACGACATGCTATAACATGGAATGTGATGATTTTGTTTGTAACTATTATATCGTTTGCTTAATAATAAGTTTAGATAACGAAAAATTGTCAACCACATGcgctaatttaaaaaatttctATGACGCGTGAGCATATCCAAACgcagattaaataaaaatatatataataaaattcCAAAGAATAAAGTTTTTTAATGAGTTTCAGATATTCATGTTTAGAAAAAGAATAGTTTTTGCATATTTCCTTCATAACTAATAGTTTTTGCTTGTACACTACTACGGAAAAACTCCAAAAAGCGAAAACTCGGCCGAATATGCGCAATAAGTTTTGTCAATTGCGCACGCGCAAATTTATAAAACCATCGCCAAAcgttaaaaatatatgtatttattagtcAAATTTCCAGCTATAGAGTTTTGCTATTAGTTTAATGTAGCTCATAGTTTCACACGGTGCGTAATCATTACAGACTTGTTTTAATTGTTCTAATTTTCCTTGGTAGGGAGTAATTGGTACATGCGACAACCTGGAGAGGTTGAATTCGATGCTATTTTCTGTATCACTTTGAACTACTTTAAGCTTTTCAAGAAAAGGTGACAATTCGGGATGACACTGTTCAAATCTTCCGTAGATGTGCCTGTTAAAAACCTCAGCTGAATTTGAGGTTAATGGAATATTGCCTAGAATTCTAGTATGTGCATTCCAGGATTCGAGTGGATATTTTGATGAATCCATGAAGTTTTTTTCGAAGTAATAGAAGAAACTACTCATATCAATCTCTGTAAACTCTGATGAACTATTTAACAGTTTCTTATATTCATATTCGACGAGTTCTATTGGAACAAATGCCAGCGATGTCACGCATTTCATAAAAATCGGAATGAGTGATTATTACGTAATCCGTTACATAACCcaagtttttgtattttgcgCCATATACACTGGCCAAAATGGAAGAGGCAACAATAAATCTggcattttgttgcttttttaaaagcaacatatgCTGATAGttcaaaatcaattattaaataattaggAAAACTTGAGTTACATTTTTCGTAGATAATTTTTAGAGCTCTGTAATAATCTTGCTctttttttacttgttaataGAATGTAAACTAATGGAAACGTCTTTGAAGAAAGTTTGCCATGAAGGGTATACAACTGGAGAAACTCCTTTGGGCACACCTTAAACGTACCATCACCAATTACTACGGAGATATTCTTTAAATGTGATAGGTTATTCTGAGTGGCAAAAATTACAATCCTATCATCAGTTCCAACTCCAGAGTCATGAATACAAAACGTTTCACCCCTAAGGGTATTAACTTTAAGTTCTTCGAAACTTTTTGTTACATCtatttcaatgctttttctttttctgtaattcTCAATATTCTTGTACAAATGATTTTTGTTTAGAAGAGGTAATTCGTGTTGGGTTTTTGATGCCGTGGCACAATAATAAACTTGATGCGTCGTGTAAGCGCTATTTTCAGCTATATCTTTAACTTTTGacaacaaaagtttttgtgAGATTTCATTCTCTGATAAAACATGGTTGTGAACACCACAACAATCAATCTTCTCGATGCTACTAATTGGTGATGTCGTTAATTTTGCAGTGCACTGTCTATTTACACATCTCCAAGACACAGAGTTTTAATTCTGATgatgttttgtgtaaaaataactCTTGTACAATAccatctctttatttctttgggttttaaGTAGTTTGTAATCCAATTCAACCAACGCTCCGCCCATTTTTTCAATTTACTGCGCGCGCATGCGAGCGCATCCTACAGAGTTTTGGTCATACCAACTCATTGACCAGTTGTATAGCTAAATTCAATATCATTCGCCACGTGAGTAATTgaataaattttattttctagAAGAAAGTTTACAATGCAGGATGATATTAGAATAATTTGACGAAAAAAAATTTCTGCACTAGTGGATGTTAGAGAAATATCATTTAAGACTTGCTCGTATGTATTCCATGAACAAAAAGGATATTTGCTCCCCTataagtaattttttttaaataattgaaaaatgatatcaaaagtatattttgatactttttggattcatcaaaaatatttttatatccaAGTTGATCACATTCTCGTGGAACGAAAGCCAATGATGTTACACACTTGACAAAAAAACgaaattctgtatttttaataaatttcaTACTTATCCGTGTTTTTGGAgcttactgtaaatgtaatgacCAGAATGGAAcatacagaaatatatttttgattatgTTGATTTTTAAAAGTAACAAAGGCTGAAAGTTCAAATtcaataataatgtaattttgaaAATTTTTCGAACATTTTTCTAGGATGATATTGAGTGTTTTGAAATAACTCGTTTCCTATTTTGTCATTAGTAATATATACACAAGTGAAGCTATTTCGTCGTGCAGAACATAGATCATAGATTTGGAAAAATTCTTTAGGGCACACtctaactttaactttactgacaaaaattaatgtttttgaattcattaaatgttttaaattggtAGGG
Protein-coding regions in this window:
- the LOC139225471 gene encoding LOW QUALITY PROTEIN: small ribosomal subunit protein uS2-like (The sequence of the model RefSeq protein was modified relative to this genomic sequence to represent the inferred CDS: deleted 1 base in 1 codon), coding for MPKSVFVDQRPCVIDLKQTWDNLLLAARIIAGVHNPKDICVVSSNPKGTRAVLKFSHSTGAFPIASRYTPGTLTNQIQKAYIEPRILVVADPLVDHRIVRESAYAGISVIAFCNSNATLKYVDLVIPCNSSGPKSIGLMWWMLAREVLRFRGHLDLEDSDEWDVMPDLFMYRISIE